Proteins encoded within one genomic window of Gadus macrocephalus chromosome 16, ASM3116895v1:
- the abhd15a gene encoding protein ABHD15 — translation MLGWLVAVGCVILVAWIWPRTKYPGSKKKPSSDALLTGLLTGIPQEKAGETPASDRGHEKSASAVALICKPSALANYLLKHCRTFNNYSPCVSWSWRTSAILQSVYHTCWPYSSPVQFVRDHLQLSDEGLVSLDWALALCGTSSHKRRRTSSTSNSPVLLIVPNSFGKITRNVLKLCEAALSHGYLPVVFNRRSHNGTPLTTLKLQQFGDPADLREAVRYIRYRQPAGRLYAAGESTGAGLLLSYLGECGSSSYVTAAVCLSPVFRCQSWFESGLPRAVQWALVLYQKMSLSRYRTVLGETVHADSLFSSSSLRGLEEGLFCQTPHKSTSLPTSTTSTTATTATSGSTGPNTSGSWEVYWDRNEPLRDVDEVAIPVLSVCARDDPVRGPPRYTLPLELFQTNPHFFLLLTEHGGHCGFSAQASVTGVAPGSGSGSGGGVGMPRTSWSHGALLEFFRATTDFFATEERAKQLAARRRGLGGGMAGRSFRNRSISTCKRVPECSHNIHAIYSWQRSYTR, via the exons ATGCTGGGATGGCTCGTGGCGGTTGGCTGTGTGATCCTGGTGGCCTGGATTTGGCCGCGTACCAAATATCCAGGGTCCAAAAAGAAGCCTTCCTCGGACGCACTTCTCACGGGACTCCTCACTGGCATCCCGCAGGAGAAAGCCGGAGAGACGCCGGCCAGTGACCGTGGGCACGAGAAGAGCGCGTCCGCAGTGGCGCTCATATGCAAGCCGTCGGCGCTGGCCAACTACCTCCTCAAACACTGCCGGACTTTCAACAACTACTCCCCGTGCGTCAGCTGGTCGTGGCGGACGAGCGCCATCCTCCAGAGTGTGTACCACACGTGCTGGCCCTACAGCAGCCCCGTTCAGTTCGTGCGGGACCACCTGCAACTCAGCGACGAAGGTCTGGTGTCCCTGGACTGGGCGCTGGCCCTCTGCGGGACGTCCTCCCACAAACGGAGGAGGACGTCGAGCACCTCAAACAGCCCCGTTCTTCTCATCGTCCCCAACTCCTTCGGGAAGATCACTAGGAACGTGCTGAAG CTGTGCGAGGCGGCGCTGTCCCACGGCTACCTCCCAGTGGTCTTCAACCGGCGCAGCCACAACGGGACGCCCCTCACCACCCTCAAGCTGCAGCAGTTCGGCGACCCGGCCGACTTGCGCGAGGCCGTGCGCTACATCCGCTACCGGCAGCCGGCAGGGCGGCTGTACGCGGCCGGGGAGAGCACCGGCGCTGGCCTGCTGCTGTCCTACCTGGGGGAGTGCGGCTCCTCCAGCTACGTCACCGCCGCCGTCTGCCTGTCGCCCGTCTTCCGCTGCCAGAGCTGGTTCGAGAGCGGGCTGCCGAGGGCCGTGCAGTGGGCCCTGGTGCTCTACCAGAAGATGAGCCTGAGCAG GTACAGGACAGTCCTGGGAGAGACTGTGCATGCAGACTCTCTATTTTCCAGCAGTTCACTACGAGGTTTGGAAGAGGGCCTGTTTTGCCAGACACCCCATAAAAGCACCAGCctccctacctccaccacctccaccaccgccaccaccgccacgtcGGGCTCCACCGGACCCAACACCTCCGGGAGCTGGGAGGTGTACTGGGACCGCAACGAGCCGCTGAGGGACGTGGACGAAGTGGCCATCCCCGTTCTGAGCGTCTGCGCCCGGGACGACCCGGTCCGCGGCCCCCCCCGGTACACGCTGCCTCTGGAGCTCTTCCAGACCAACCCCCACTTCTTCCTCCTGCTGACGGAGCACGGCGGTCACTGCGGCTTCTCCGCCCAAGCCTCGGTGACCGGCGTGGCTCCTGGGTCCGGGTCCGGGTCCGGGGGCGGGGTCGGGATGCCCAGGACCAGCTGGAGCCACGGGGCGCTGCTGGAGTTCTTCAGGGCCACCACCGACTTCTTCGCCACCGAGGAGCGGGCGAAGCAGCTGGCGGCGAGGAGGCGCGGGCTGGGCGGGGGGATGGCCGGCCGCTCTTTCCGCAACCGCAGCATCAGCACGTGTAAAAGAGTGCCGGAGTGCTCCCACAACATCCACGCCATTTACAGCTGGCAGAGGTCCTACACGCGCTGA